A single Paenibacillus sp. FSL R5-0517 DNA region contains:
- a CDS encoding DoxX family protein, translated as MLDVGLLLIRLVIGLSFMAHGAQKLFGWFGGYGIKGTGGWFESMGMKPGALVALLAGLAEFGGGLLLALGLLTPVGGILIALTMVIAIVKVHGANGYWSTQNGFEYNLAILVIGVALALTGGGQYALDALIF; from the coding sequence ATGTTGGATGTAGGGTTGTTATTGATTCGTTTGGTGATTGGATTGTCGTTCATGGCGCACGGGGCTCAAAAGCTGTTTGGTTGGTTCGGAGGTTACGGAATCAAGGGTACAGGCGGCTGGTTTGAGTCGATGGGCATGAAGCCAGGTGCATTGGTGGCTTTACTGGCTGGACTCGCGGAATTCGGTGGCGGTTTGCTGCTTGCTCTGGGTCTGCTTACACCGGTAGGCGGTATTCTGATTGCATTGACGATGGTCATTGCGATTGTGAAAGTCCATGGTGCGAACGGTTACTGGTCCACGCAGAACGGATTCGAATATAATCTCGCGATTCTGGTAATTGGTGTAGCGCTGGCCCTGACAGGTGGCGGACAATACGCGCTGGATGCATTGATTTTCTAA
- the zwf gene encoding glucose-6-phosphate dehydrogenase: protein MVEKQSQDEVQTPGAVFFIFGATGDLARRKLFPAIYSLYREGKLADDFAVIGVARRPRSPEEFREDIYESIKEFCRYPAGEPDEWNAFVDHFEYKALDINNVDGFKELRAQTEHLESKFNTPGNRLFYLALAPELFGSVSYSLRDGGMLESRGWNRLVIEKPFGYDLQSAEHLNEQIREVFREEEIYRIDHYLGKEMVQNIEVIRFGNAFFEPLWNNKHIANVQITLGETVGVEERGGYYDHSGALRDMGQNHMLQMLTMIAMEPPSRLFPEDIRDEKVKVLRSLRAFTSDEEVSNNVVRAQYAEGEYRGKQLPGYRQEDKVDPQSNTETYFAARVFVDNFRWAGVPFYIRTGKRLPVKTTEIVVEFKSMPNNVYLGKKYKLEPNLLVIRVNPMEGIYIKINAKKPGSDSEIQPLAMDFCQSCMIGINSPEAYERLLHDAAEGDSTYFTRWDEVATAWSFVDRIAAAWGQNQGELHTYPAGTWGPEATDKLLEQDGFHWWPVNGQDEDSVIWQVNG, encoded by the coding sequence ATGGTTGAAAAACAATCGCAAGATGAAGTACAGACACCAGGTGCAGTATTTTTCATTTTTGGAGCAACGGGTGATTTGGCCCGCCGGAAGCTGTTTCCGGCTATCTACAGTCTTTACCGTGAAGGCAAGCTTGCCGATGACTTTGCGGTTATTGGCGTAGCACGTCGTCCGAGGTCCCCAGAAGAATTCCGGGAAGACATCTATGAATCCATTAAAGAGTTCTGCCGCTATCCGGCGGGGGAACCTGATGAGTGGAACGCTTTTGTCGATCATTTTGAATACAAAGCACTAGATATCAATAATGTGGACGGATTCAAAGAGCTGCGTGCGCAAACGGAGCATCTGGAATCGAAGTTTAACACGCCGGGGAACCGGCTGTTCTATCTGGCACTGGCACCTGAGCTGTTTGGCAGTGTCTCGTACAGTTTGCGGGACGGCGGTATGCTGGAAAGTCGGGGTTGGAACCGTTTGGTGATCGAAAAACCATTTGGTTATGATCTGCAATCGGCTGAACATCTGAATGAGCAGATTCGTGAGGTATTCCGTGAAGAGGAAATCTACCGGATTGATCATTATCTGGGCAAGGAAATGGTGCAAAATATCGAAGTCATTCGGTTCGGAAATGCTTTTTTTGAACCGCTCTGGAATAACAAACATATTGCCAACGTTCAGATTACGCTCGGTGAGACAGTAGGCGTGGAAGAACGTGGCGGTTATTATGATCACTCTGGTGCACTGCGTGATATGGGGCAGAATCATATGCTTCAGATGTTAACGATGATTGCGATGGAACCGCCGAGTCGCCTATTCCCGGAAGACATTCGGGATGAGAAGGTGAAGGTATTGCGCTCATTGCGTGCCTTTACTTCGGATGAGGAAGTCAGCAACAACGTTGTGCGGGCACAGTATGCCGAAGGTGAGTACCGTGGCAAGCAGCTTCCGGGGTATCGTCAGGAAGACAAGGTTGATCCGCAGTCGAATACGGAGACTTATTTTGCAGCACGTGTATTCGTGGATAATTTCCGCTGGGCGGGTGTTCCATTCTACATTCGGACAGGCAAGCGTCTTCCGGTGAAAACGACCGAGATCGTAGTAGAGTTCAAGTCGATGCCGAACAACGTGTATCTTGGGAAAAAGTATAAATTGGAACCGAATCTGCTCGTGATTCGGGTGAATCCGATGGAAGGCATATATATCAAGATCAACGCCAAAAAACCAGGCTCGGATTCCGAGATTCAGCCGCTCGCGATGGATTTCTGCCAGAGCTGCATGATTGGAATCAACTCGCCTGAAGCGTATGAACGTCTGCTGCACGATGCGGCAGAAGGGGATTCTACGTACTTTACCCGTTGGGATGAAGTGGCGACAGCCTGGTCTTTTGTGGATCGGATCGCAGCAGCCTGGGGACAGAATCAGGGAGAGCTTCATACGTACCCTGCTGGAACCTGGGGACCAGAAGCGACAGACAAGCTGCTGGAGCAGGACGGATTCCACTGGTGGCCGGTGAATGGTCAGGATGAGGACAGCGTGATCTGGCAAGTAAATGGGTAG
- a CDS encoding YwmB family TATA-box binding protein encodes MLNRWMTAGILAMAIIILISVTQVYAEKNESQAAQLEQLIYTADSVIDNVDRLVIKWQGEGRGDAQAQAVLLANHLGLEQPVRVRQTGHSVYRSEGVVNEATGEAGVLVNVVESGDNGYYAIVQLSGDAHTDRNTFMTAHEQIGQLLVDSGMKATWNMSVQGTAGTATEHDASQQLELIEEQLSTKVDITSVERYTDVASASVSYEAAELPLSIRSGSHMLNMQLAVHQIGDEMHNRITVGFPVITIEY; translated from the coding sequence ATGTTAAATCGTTGGATGACAGCAGGTATATTGGCAATGGCTATCATTATTCTTATCAGTGTGACACAGGTATATGCAGAGAAGAACGAATCCCAAGCAGCCCAACTGGAACAGTTAATCTATACTGCTGACAGCGTGATTGATAATGTGGATCGTCTGGTTATTAAATGGCAAGGAGAAGGCCGGGGAGATGCACAAGCGCAGGCTGTATTATTGGCTAATCACTTGGGGCTGGAACAACCAGTACGGGTTCGCCAGACGGGCCATAGTGTGTATCGCAGTGAGGGGGTTGTTAATGAAGCTACTGGAGAAGCAGGTGTACTGGTCAATGTCGTTGAGTCAGGAGACAACGGTTATTACGCCATCGTACAACTGTCAGGGGATGCGCACACGGATCGGAACACATTCATGACAGCACATGAACAGATCGGTCAGCTACTTGTAGATTCAGGGATGAAGGCAACCTGGAATATGTCTGTGCAAGGTACAGCAGGTACTGCTACTGAACATGATGCGAGTCAGCAACTGGAACTGATCGAAGAACAGCTGTCCACAAAGGTGGATATCACCTCCGTTGAACGTTATACGGATGTAGCCAGCGCAAGTGTCTCTTATGAGGCGGCTGAACTGCCCCTGTCGATTAGGAGTGGATCGCATATGTTGAATATGCAGCTCGCAGTTCACCAGATTGGTGATGAGATGCACAATCGAATTACAGTGGGGTTTCCGGTGATTACGATTGAGTATTGA